A region from the Coffea eugenioides isolate CCC68of chromosome 9, Ceug_1.0, whole genome shotgun sequence genome encodes:
- the LOC113782192 gene encoding F-box protein At3g07870-like — protein MKRKRNSKALRAGCKGKRKAYEEVEHFGTSITDVPEPIFKNIVLRLPIRAIIMCKCVCKPWRRVISDPQFAKMHFELAQPCSLVRTLGNTRVARMLYLIEPSDVDNYDSFSDSRFARHLRLNYGRDFYMKLDTKLKIPLRNAEKMPQPHNVSDTKSRLSSERGFKKRCVKVRPKEHKFQIVNSCKGFVCLSEPSSNNPLVVCNPVTGEYLNLPGTDESDNNTEKDMVSCGFGLCEETNRYKVVRMIDQGYFESVYRCPITGEKSYKKTLVEVHTLGTGTWRRIGYAPYYNSKLKFTTYLNGFLHWISLDFSKRILIYCFDLGREEFKSVQLPPLGDYFDPIIRWNNQCNTSLGVLRGSLCLCTCSGYDSLDIWVMKKYGEPKTWTKIVSTYSLCVERWPYCVYQPISFEENKGLLMFLSPKSAFIYYQPENYGRWKYFRILDVKTKYEAIAHVPSLISLKDVLNGDGMEILNINLRCSEYKLLGETKAICLQEVIREAETDTDHSPSEGDYD, from the exons atgaagagaaaaagaaactcAAAAGCACTCAGAGCAGGTtgtaaaggaaaaagaaaagcatatGAAGAGGTTGAGCATTTCGGTACCTCTATCACGGATGTACCTGAGCCTATCTTCAAGAATATTGTGCTAAGACTGCCCATTAGGGCAATTATCATGTGCAAATGTGTTTGCAAACCTTGGCGTCGGGTAATTTCAGACCCTCAATTTGCTAAGATGCATTTTGAACTTGCACAGCCCTGTTCTCTAGTCCGGACCTTGGGTAACACACGAGTTGCAAGAATGCTTTACCTAATTGAGCCATCTGACGTTGACAACTACGATTCATTTTCTGATTCTCGTTTTGCGAGGCATCTCAGGCTTAATTATGGTCGGGATTTTTATATGAAACTGGATACCAAGTTGAAGATTCCTTTGCGCAATGCTGAAAAAATGCCACAGCCACATAATGTCAGTGATACCAAATCCCGTCTTAGTAGTGAGCGTGGTTTTAAGAAGCGTTGTGTAAAAGTGAGACCAAAAGAGCATAAGTTCCAGATCGTCAATTCCTGTAAAGGATTTGTCTGTTTGTCAGAACCTTCAAGCAACAACCCACTTGTTGTGTGCAATCCAGTCACAGGTGAGTATTTAAACCTTCCAGGAACAGATGAATCTGATAACAATACCGAGAAAGATATGGTATCTTGTGGATTTGGCCTTTGTGAGGAGACTAATCGATATAAAGTTGTTAGAATGATTGACCAAGGATATTTTGAATCCGTGTATAGATGCCCAATTACAGGGGAAAAGAGTTACAAGAAAACGCTGGTCGAGGTACACACACTTGGCACTGGGACTTGGAGAAGAATCGGTTATGCTCCATACTATAACAGCAAACTGAAATTTACTACATATCTGAATGGATTTCTTCATTGGATTTCCCTTGATTTCAGCAAACGtattttgatatattgttttgACCTTGGCAGAGAGGAGTTCAAGTCAGTTCAGCTTCCTCCTCTTGGTGATTATTTTGATCCCATCATTCGATGGAATAATCAGTGTAACACAAGCTTGGGAGTATTAAGAGGTAGCCTATGTTTGTGTACTTGCTCAGGCTATGATTCACTCGACATATGGGTGATGAAGAAGTATGGTGAACCAAAAACGTGGACGAAAATTGTGTCAACTTATTCCCTTTGTGTTGAAAGGTGGCCTTATTGTGTGTACCAGCCGATCAGTTTTGAAGAAAACAAAGGGTTGCTGATGTTTCTGTCCCCTAAGAGTGCCTTTATATATTATCAACCTGAAAATTATGGCAGGTGGAAGTATTTCAGAATTCTTGACGTCAAAACAAAATATGAAGCGATTGCTCATGTTCCAAGTCTCATTTCTCTCAAGGATGTTTTGAATGGAGATGGTATGGAGATACTGAATATTAATTTAAG ATGCAGTGAATACAAGTTGTTGGGAGAGACCAAAGCTATTTGTTTGCAGGAAGTAATAAGGGAAGCTGAGACCGATACAGATCATTCACCCAGCGAAGGAGACTACGACTGA
- the LOC113783587 gene encoding cation-chloride cotransporter 1 isoform X2, whose amino-acid sequence MASEEREGSLPTRAHANGDQKDSKLELFGFDSLVNILGLKSMTEDQTPAPSSPRDGDDGTINLERPRVLDTGVKLGTMMGVFVPCLQNILGIIYYIRFSWIVGMGGIGESLLLVAFCGSCTFLTTISLSAIATNGAMKGGGPYYLIGRALGPEVGVSIGLCFFLGNAVAGSLYVLGAVETFLNAVPSAGIFKETVTRVNGTEVAQPIASPSLHDLQIYGIVVTIILCFIVFGGVKMINRVAPAFLVAVLFSLFCIFIGILLARKDHPAAGITGLSLESFKENWSSDYQTTNNAGIPDPDGKIYWNFNALVGLFFPAVTGIMAGSNRSASLKDTQRSIPVGTLAATLTTTGLYLISVLFFGALATREKLLTDRLLTATIAWPFPAIIYIGIILSTLGAALQSLTGAPRLLAAIANDDILPVLNYFKVADGNEPHIATFFTAFLCIGCVVIGNLDLITPTITMFYLLCYAGVNLSCFLLDLLDAPSWRPRWKFHHWSLSLVGALLCIVIMFLISWAFTVVSLALASLIYYYVSIKGKAGDWGDGFKSAYFQLALRSLRSLGADQVHPKNWYPIPLVYCRPWGKLPENVPCHPKLADFANCMKKKGRGMSIFLSIMDGDYHECAEDAKIACKQLSTYIDYKQCEGVAEIVVAPSMTEGFRGIVQTMGLGNLKPNMVIMRYPEIWRRENLTEIPASFVGIINDCIVANKAVVIVKGLDEWPNEYQRQYGSIDLYWIVRDGGLMLLLSQLLLTKESFESCKIQVFCIAEEDSDAEELKADVRKFLYDLRMQAEVIVISMKSWDAQAEQQDESFEAFTGAQQRISNYLAGIKENAHREGTALMADGKPVVVNEQQVEKFLYTTLKLNSTILKYSRMAAVVLVSLPPPPVNHPAYFYMEYMDLLVENVPRLLIVRGYRRDVVTLFT is encoded by the exons ATGGCTTCTGAAGAAAGAGAAGGCTCACTGCCCACTCGTGCACATGCCAATGGCGATCAGAAGGATTCCAAATTGGAATTGTTTGGGTTTGATTCACTCGTAAATATTTTAGGTCTTAAGAG TATGACAGAAGATCAGACTCCTGCACCCTCTAGTCCTAGAGATGGAGATGATGGCACAATCAATCTGGAACGTCCTAGGGTGCTT GATACTGGTGTCAAACTAGGGACAATGATGGGAGTGTTTGTTCCGTGCTTGCAAAATATTCTGGGAATTATCTACTATATCAGATTTTCATG GATCGTTGGTATGGGTGGTATAGGTGAATCATTGTTGCTAGTTGCTTTCTGTGGGTCATGCACTTTCTTGACTACAATTTCGTTGAGTGCCATTGCAACTAATGGTGCTATGAAA GGTGGAGGACCTTATTATCTCATAGGTCGTGCCTTGGGTCCTGAAGTAGGAGTCAGCATTGGGCTTTGTTTTTTCCTTGGGAATGCAGTTGCTGGATCTCT TTACGTATTGGGAGCTGTGGAGACTTTTCTGAATGCTGTACCAAGTGCAGGGATTTTTAAAG AGACTGTCACCAGAGTTAATGGAACAGAAGTAGCACAACCGATTGCTAGTCCCAGTTTACATGATCTGCAGATATATGGAATTGTGGTGACCATCATTTTGTGTTTCATAGTATTTGGTGGTGTGAAAATGATCAATCGAGTTGCACCAGCTTTTCTTGTAGCTGTTTTATTCTCATTATTCTGCATATTTATTGGGATACTGCTGGCTCGAAAGGATCATCCAGCAG CTGGGATTACGGGCTTGAGTTTGGAGTCTTTCAAAGAAAATTGGAGTTCGGACTATCAAACAACTAATAACGCTGGAATTCCTGATCCTGACGGGAAGATATACTGGAACTTCAA TGCATTGGTAGGTCTATTTTTTCCTGCTGTTACGGGGATTATGGCTGGTTCAAACCGTTCTGCGTCATTGAAGGACACTCAGAGGTCTATTCCTGTCGGAACATTAGCTGCAACTTTGACGACTACTGGACTATATCTGATTtctgttttattttttggagcTCTTGCTACCCGAGAGAAACTTTTGACAGATAG GTTACTTACAGCAACTATTGCATGGCCGTTCCCAGCAATCATTTACATTGGTATAATTCTTTCAACCTTAGGAGCAGCTCTTCAAAGTCTCACAGGAGCACCACGTCTTCTTGCAGCAATAGCCAATGATGACATCTTGCCTGTTCTGAACTACTTCAAGGTGGCAGATGGGAATGAACCTCATATTGCTACTTTCTTTACTGCCTTCCTCTGTATTGGATGTGTTGTGATTGGAAATCTTGATCTTATCACTCCAACCATAACTATGTTTTACCTTCTCTGCTATGCTGGTGTGAACCTGTCCTGCTTTCTTTTGGATCTTCTAGATGCTCCTAGCTGGCGTCCTCGCTGGAAATTTCACCACTGGAGCCTTTCCCTTGTTGGAGCATTGCTTTGTATTG TAATCATGTTCTTGATTTCTTGGGCATTTACCGTGGTATCCCTGGCCCTAGCAAGTCTTATATATTATTATGTGAGCATCAAGGGCAAAGCTGGAGACTGGGGTGATGGTTTCAAGAGTGCATACTTTCAACTTGCTCTGCGCAGTCTGCGATCTTTGGGAG CTGATCAGGTACACCCAAAGAATTGGTACCCTATCCCCCTTGTATACTGCCGACCTTGGGGTAAACTTCCTGAAAATGTCCCTTGCCACCCTAAACTCGCTGATTTTGCCAACTGCATGAAGAAAAAGGGTAGGGGAATGTCTATTTTTTTGTCTATTATGGATGGAGATTACCATGAATGTGCTGAGGATGCCAAGATTGCATGTAAGCAGCTTAGTACCTACATTGACTACAAGCAATGTGAAGGTGTAGCAGAGATAGTAGTTGCTCCCAGTATGACTGAGGGCTTCAGAGGCATTGTTCAGACAATGGGCCTTGGTAATCTCAAGCCTAATATGGTCATTATGCGGTATCCTGAAATTTGGCGGCGTGAAAATTTAACTGAAATTCCCGCCAGTTTTGTTGGAATAATAAATGACTGTATTGTTGCAAACAAGGCGGTTGTTATTGTCAAGGGTCTTGACGAGTGGCCTAACGAGTACCAAAGACAGTACGGTAGCATTGATTTGTACTGGATTGTGAGAGATGGTGGTCTTATGCTTCTCCTGTCCCAACTTCTTCTTACTAAAGAGAGCTTTGAGAGCTGTAAAATCCAGGTTTTCTGTATTGCTGAGGAGGATTCTGATGCAGAGGAACTCAAGGCTGATGTCAGGAAGTTTCTTTATGATCTCCGCATGCAAGCTGAAGTAATTGTTATATCAATGAAGTCATGGGATGCCCAAGCAGAGCAGCAAGACGAATCCTTCGAGGCTTTCACTGGTGCGCAGCAGAGAATCTCTAATTACTTGGCAGGGATAAAGGAGAATGCTCATAGAGAAGGGACTGCTTTAATGGCTGATGGAAAGCCTGTGGTCGTCAACGAACAGCAGGTAGAGAAATTCCTCTACACCACTTTAAAGCTCAACTCGACAATACTGAAGTACTCGAGAATGGCCGCAGTTGTGCTTGTCAGTCTACCTCCGCCTCCAGTCAATCATCCCGCGTACTTTTACATGGAATACATGGACCTGTTGGTTGAAAATGTTCCTAGACTTCTAATAGTTCGCGGATATCGTCGTGATGTGGTAACATTGTTCACATAG
- the LOC113783587 gene encoding cation-chloride cotransporter 1 isoform X1, producing MAGNGEIEVSDEKEFSSSSSQGLGHGRKYRAVVASDNDRAIVEMSSLESAAAASSSSSSSPFPNRNAMKVKASNQTNMASEEREGSLPTRAHANGDQKDSKLELFGFDSLVNILGLKSMTEDQTPAPSSPRDGDDGTINLERPRVLDTGVKLGTMMGVFVPCLQNILGIIYYIRFSWIVGMGGIGESLLLVAFCGSCTFLTTISLSAIATNGAMKGGGPYYLIGRALGPEVGVSIGLCFFLGNAVAGSLYVLGAVETFLNAVPSAGIFKETVTRVNGTEVAQPIASPSLHDLQIYGIVVTIILCFIVFGGVKMINRVAPAFLVAVLFSLFCIFIGILLARKDHPAAGITGLSLESFKENWSSDYQTTNNAGIPDPDGKIYWNFNALVGLFFPAVTGIMAGSNRSASLKDTQRSIPVGTLAATLTTTGLYLISVLFFGALATREKLLTDRLLTATIAWPFPAIIYIGIILSTLGAALQSLTGAPRLLAAIANDDILPVLNYFKVADGNEPHIATFFTAFLCIGCVVIGNLDLITPTITMFYLLCYAGVNLSCFLLDLLDAPSWRPRWKFHHWSLSLVGALLCIVIMFLISWAFTVVSLALASLIYYYVSIKGKAGDWGDGFKSAYFQLALRSLRSLGADQVHPKNWYPIPLVYCRPWGKLPENVPCHPKLADFANCMKKKGRGMSIFLSIMDGDYHECAEDAKIACKQLSTYIDYKQCEGVAEIVVAPSMTEGFRGIVQTMGLGNLKPNMVIMRYPEIWRRENLTEIPASFVGIINDCIVANKAVVIVKGLDEWPNEYQRQYGSIDLYWIVRDGGLMLLLSQLLLTKESFESCKIQVFCIAEEDSDAEELKADVRKFLYDLRMQAEVIVISMKSWDAQAEQQDESFEAFTGAQQRISNYLAGIKENAHREGTALMADGKPVVVNEQQVEKFLYTTLKLNSTILKYSRMAAVVLVSLPPPPVNHPAYFYMEYMDLLVENVPRLLIVRGYRRDVVTLFT from the exons ATGGCAGGCAATGGAGAAATTGAAGTGTCCGACGAGAAAGAGTTTTCTTCGTCGTCGTCGCAAGGACTAGGCCACGGCCGGAAGTACAGGGCTGTGGTGGCCAGCGATAACGATCGCGCCATCGTTGAAATGTCCTCTCTGGAGTCCGCCGCCGCcgcctcctcttcttcttcctcttctccgTTTCCCAATCGTAACGCTAT GAAAGTTAAAGCTAGCAATCAGACAAACATGGCTTCTGAAGAAAGAGAAGGCTCACTGCCCACTCGTGCACATGCCAATGGCGATCAGAAGGATTCCAAATTGGAATTGTTTGGGTTTGATTCACTCGTAAATATTTTAGGTCTTAAGAG TATGACAGAAGATCAGACTCCTGCACCCTCTAGTCCTAGAGATGGAGATGATGGCACAATCAATCTGGAACGTCCTAGGGTGCTT GATACTGGTGTCAAACTAGGGACAATGATGGGAGTGTTTGTTCCGTGCTTGCAAAATATTCTGGGAATTATCTACTATATCAGATTTTCATG GATCGTTGGTATGGGTGGTATAGGTGAATCATTGTTGCTAGTTGCTTTCTGTGGGTCATGCACTTTCTTGACTACAATTTCGTTGAGTGCCATTGCAACTAATGGTGCTATGAAA GGTGGAGGACCTTATTATCTCATAGGTCGTGCCTTGGGTCCTGAAGTAGGAGTCAGCATTGGGCTTTGTTTTTTCCTTGGGAATGCAGTTGCTGGATCTCT TTACGTATTGGGAGCTGTGGAGACTTTTCTGAATGCTGTACCAAGTGCAGGGATTTTTAAAG AGACTGTCACCAGAGTTAATGGAACAGAAGTAGCACAACCGATTGCTAGTCCCAGTTTACATGATCTGCAGATATATGGAATTGTGGTGACCATCATTTTGTGTTTCATAGTATTTGGTGGTGTGAAAATGATCAATCGAGTTGCACCAGCTTTTCTTGTAGCTGTTTTATTCTCATTATTCTGCATATTTATTGGGATACTGCTGGCTCGAAAGGATCATCCAGCAG CTGGGATTACGGGCTTGAGTTTGGAGTCTTTCAAAGAAAATTGGAGTTCGGACTATCAAACAACTAATAACGCTGGAATTCCTGATCCTGACGGGAAGATATACTGGAACTTCAA TGCATTGGTAGGTCTATTTTTTCCTGCTGTTACGGGGATTATGGCTGGTTCAAACCGTTCTGCGTCATTGAAGGACACTCAGAGGTCTATTCCTGTCGGAACATTAGCTGCAACTTTGACGACTACTGGACTATATCTGATTtctgttttattttttggagcTCTTGCTACCCGAGAGAAACTTTTGACAGATAG GTTACTTACAGCAACTATTGCATGGCCGTTCCCAGCAATCATTTACATTGGTATAATTCTTTCAACCTTAGGAGCAGCTCTTCAAAGTCTCACAGGAGCACCACGTCTTCTTGCAGCAATAGCCAATGATGACATCTTGCCTGTTCTGAACTACTTCAAGGTGGCAGATGGGAATGAACCTCATATTGCTACTTTCTTTACTGCCTTCCTCTGTATTGGATGTGTTGTGATTGGAAATCTTGATCTTATCACTCCAACCATAACTATGTTTTACCTTCTCTGCTATGCTGGTGTGAACCTGTCCTGCTTTCTTTTGGATCTTCTAGATGCTCCTAGCTGGCGTCCTCGCTGGAAATTTCACCACTGGAGCCTTTCCCTTGTTGGAGCATTGCTTTGTATTG TAATCATGTTCTTGATTTCTTGGGCATTTACCGTGGTATCCCTGGCCCTAGCAAGTCTTATATATTATTATGTGAGCATCAAGGGCAAAGCTGGAGACTGGGGTGATGGTTTCAAGAGTGCATACTTTCAACTTGCTCTGCGCAGTCTGCGATCTTTGGGAG CTGATCAGGTACACCCAAAGAATTGGTACCCTATCCCCCTTGTATACTGCCGACCTTGGGGTAAACTTCCTGAAAATGTCCCTTGCCACCCTAAACTCGCTGATTTTGCCAACTGCATGAAGAAAAAGGGTAGGGGAATGTCTATTTTTTTGTCTATTATGGATGGAGATTACCATGAATGTGCTGAGGATGCCAAGATTGCATGTAAGCAGCTTAGTACCTACATTGACTACAAGCAATGTGAAGGTGTAGCAGAGATAGTAGTTGCTCCCAGTATGACTGAGGGCTTCAGAGGCATTGTTCAGACAATGGGCCTTGGTAATCTCAAGCCTAATATGGTCATTATGCGGTATCCTGAAATTTGGCGGCGTGAAAATTTAACTGAAATTCCCGCCAGTTTTGTTGGAATAATAAATGACTGTATTGTTGCAAACAAGGCGGTTGTTATTGTCAAGGGTCTTGACGAGTGGCCTAACGAGTACCAAAGACAGTACGGTAGCATTGATTTGTACTGGATTGTGAGAGATGGTGGTCTTATGCTTCTCCTGTCCCAACTTCTTCTTACTAAAGAGAGCTTTGAGAGCTGTAAAATCCAGGTTTTCTGTATTGCTGAGGAGGATTCTGATGCAGAGGAACTCAAGGCTGATGTCAGGAAGTTTCTTTATGATCTCCGCATGCAAGCTGAAGTAATTGTTATATCAATGAAGTCATGGGATGCCCAAGCAGAGCAGCAAGACGAATCCTTCGAGGCTTTCACTGGTGCGCAGCAGAGAATCTCTAATTACTTGGCAGGGATAAAGGAGAATGCTCATAGAGAAGGGACTGCTTTAATGGCTGATGGAAAGCCTGTGGTCGTCAACGAACAGCAGGTAGAGAAATTCCTCTACACCACTTTAAAGCTCAACTCGACAATACTGAAGTACTCGAGAATGGCCGCAGTTGTGCTTGTCAGTCTACCTCCGCCTCCAGTCAATCATCCCGCGTACTTTTACATGGAATACATGGACCTGTTGGTTGAAAATGTTCCTAGACTTCTAATAGTTCGCGGATATCGTCGTGATGTGGTAACATTGTTCACATAG